The nucleotide window CCAAGAGCTCCAACGTTTCGATGTTCTTATTGAGCAAGCCCGTGAAGACATCGATCAGCTGGAAGACAAGCTCACGTCCGCCAAGGAGCGTCAGCGAAGCCTTGCCAAACGGCATATTCGGGCAGATCAACGCAAAAAGGCGCGTGTCAATATGTCCCGCTCACAATCCGCCGATGTACTGATGCGCTTCGACCAATTTGAGCAACGGGTCGAACGAATGGAAGCCGAGGCCGAGCTGGCCGCCCCGCGTCAAAACCGTAATCTCGAGGAAGAATTCGCCCGACTCGAAGGTGGAGATGAAATCGAAGCGGAACTGGCGGCTCTGCGTGGCCCAGCCTCGAAATAATTTCGAGAAGAGAGTCATCTGTTGGAGATCTCGCCCGGACGAACGGGCGTGATCCACCAACCGCGCAAGGAGAATACGAATGGGCAGTTTTTTTGGGCTTATCTTTATCATCATGGCGGCGGGCATCCTCCTGGTCGGCGCGGTGCTGCTTGGTCTCATCAAAATGTTCACCAAGACGGGTGAAAACAATACGGCCAAGGAATCGCAGATGATCCAGGAAATGTATCAAGGCATGACCAGGATGGAACAGCGGATCGAAACCCTGGAAACCATTTTGCTGGAAAAAGACGGGAAGGAGAAATCATCGTGAGCGCATTTGGACGACACGGACGCAGAGGACGAAGCGTGCGCGGATATCGGTATGGCGATTTTTTCAGCGCGCGGTTACGCAGACCCATGGAAGAACAACGAAGTCTGTACCGGGACAGAAATGGCGTGTTGCTCGGCGTTTGCGCCGGACTTGCGCGCTATTTTGACCTTCCCGTGAACATGGTGCGCGCGGCGGTCCTGCTCCTGTTTTTCGTCACCGGAATCTGGCCGGTGGGTTTTTTGTACCTCATTGCCGCCATGATCATGAAGGTCGCTCCACTCGTGCCGTTTGGAACTCCCGAGGATCGGGAATTCTATGACTCCTATTCCAGCTCCCGGACCGGCGCCCTGCAACGCCTGAAACGCAAATTCGAAAACCTGGACCGCCGCATCCAACGCATGGAGGATGCCGTCACAAGCCGAGATTTCGAGTGGGAACGCCGCATGCGGGAATAACGAGCCCTGATTGCCAAACATGCGATCAATGCTCTCGGTCGAGACCGATCCTCACGCCCCGTAGGCCCCGCAGGGGGGACACCACTTCGCCACGAAAAAAGGACCTGGATTTTTACATCCAAGTCCTTGTTTTCTTTGGTGCGCAATGCAGGAATCGAACCTGCGACCTTTAGCTCCGGAGAATAAAAAAACCATTTTCACCTATTTGCACCAATTTGCATCTATTAATATATTTCAGACTGTTAGCATTTTTTCTTTTTCATTGACTCACACCAAAAATCACCTATTTTCACCCTCAGTGTTGGGCATAGTGTTGGGCAGATTTTCTTGGCGGAGTCCTTTAGCCACATGGCTTCCTTCACTATCGTTTCCTCAATTTTTACCCAATTTCTGCCCAACATCTGGCCTGTTTTCTCAAATGAAAACCAAGAGGTGGAGTCATGCCGTCACGCGAAAGAACCAAGACTAAATACCCAGGCGTATATTTCGTCATGAGCACTGGCGCCGACGGAAAACCGGAGCGGGTATTCTACATCACGTATCGCCGTGACGGAAAGCTCATCGAGGAGAAGGCGGGCTTTCAACGCAAGGACGACATGTCCGATGCCCGCGCAGCCCGTTTGAGGGCTGAGCGGATCGATGGCAAATCAGTCTCCAACAAAACTCGACGCGAAAACGAGCGGGCTGCCAAAGAGGAACTGACAAACCGCTGGACTGTCAACAAAATTTGGGAAGATTACGATGCGTCCCACAGTCATCGAGCCTGTGCCAAAGGCGATGCGTCATATTTCAAATACATCCAGCCCGAAATCGGCACGAAAACCCCATCCGAACTTGTAACGCTGGATCTTGAACGCCTGAAGCGCAATGTAGCCAAGACCAAAAGCGAGAGAACGGGAAAACTCCTCAGTGAACAGACCGTGAAGCATGTACTCGCCCTGCTCAAAAGAATGCTGCGGTGGGCAGCAGAAATGGGCCACATTGAACATCCCATCCACCTGAAATTCAAGATGCCTAGGCTTGATAACGAAAAAACAGAATTCATGTCCGAGGAACAACTACGCGCATACCTTAAAGCCTTGGATGAAGAAATTGACCAAGACAAGGCTGCATTCTTTCGAGTCATGCTGCTGACAGGGGTCAGACGCACAGCGCTCCTCAATGTTCGATGGGACGATGTGGATCTCAACAACGGCTACCTTGTCTTGCGTGGTGAGGTAGCCAAAAACGACAAAACCCAGACCATTCCCCTCTCACCTGGAGCAGTTCAAATATTTGCGAACATTCCAAGACAGTTAATGGCGCCCGGCAAAAGAACTCTCTCGCCATATGTGTGGCCTGGCAAGAATGGTGGACCAAGAGAAGACTTTAGAGCAATGGGCAGACGTTTGCGCGACAAGGCCGGCCTTCCGAAAGATTGGCGCCCTTGCCATATGCTCAGACACACCTATGCATCCATACTTGCCAGTTCTGGCGTAAATATTTACGAGCTACAAAAACTGCTGACTCATGGCAGTACAGCAATGACACAAAGATATGCACACTTATCAAATGAATCTCTCAAACGCGCAGCAGCAACAGCTGATATCATACTTTTCAATAGAGAAACAAAAAAAGCCTCGAACGAAGACAAACAAAATTAATTTCTACAAAACTGCAAGTAAAGAACTGTAAATGATTCATCAAATACAAAAAAAAACACATAAAAAAAAGCCGCTACAGAACGCATCTGTAGCGGCTTTATAATTGGTGTCGAAGGGGGGACTAGCGGAGGGGTCGCAGCTAATTCTTCAAAATCAATCAAATTTAGCTATTTAAGAACAAAAATAATATGTAATTTACGACCTACATTCTTGACCCCGCGGAATCAAGCAAAAAAATGAAAACGACAAATTATCCGCACTTGCTTTTGAGGAAGGTAGCGGGACCACCTCCCTATGCCGTGCCGTAACTCCCGTCCGTGACCACATACCCCAGGGCACGATAACCTCGCTGATGATTGTCCAACACTCTGTCGCGAGGTAATCTCACGAGGCTTGACGGTATGGAAGTTGAAAATTACCAGCTACAATACCGCCAACAGTGATGTCTTCATCCAACTCTTCCCAGCGAAGCGCATATCCATTCAGTCGTAAATGAACCCCTTTGAGCTGTTCATCTGTCGCTTCTGAAAGAATACGAAAACGATCTGCAGGAAATCCAATGACTCTGCCATCTGTCAATTC belongs to Spartobacteria bacterium and includes:
- the pspA gene encoding phage shock protein PspA, translated to MGVFTRFKDIISSNINSMLDRAEEPEKMIRLMIQEMEETLVELKAACAGLMADQKRIIRDREQVHSRLALWENRAKLAVEKGREDLAREALVEKLNAQRQEEGLDQELQRFDVLIEQAREDIDQLEDKLTSAKERQRSLAKRHIRADQRKKARVNMSRSQSADVLMRFDQFEQRVERMEAEAELAAPRQNRNLEEEFARLEGGDEIEAELAALRGPASK
- a CDS encoding envelope stress response membrane protein PspB, which produces MGSFFGLIFIIMAAGILLVGAVLLGLIKMFTKTGENNTAKESQMIQEMYQGMTRMEQRIETLETILLEKDGKEKSS
- the pspC gene encoding envelope stress response membrane protein PspC, producing MEEQRSLYRDRNGVLLGVCAGLARYFDLPVNMVRAAVLLLFFVTGIWPVGFLYLIAAMIMKVAPLVPFGTPEDREFYDSYSSSRTGALQRLKRKFENLDRRIQRMEDAVTSRDFEWERRMRE
- a CDS encoding site-specific integrase, which codes for MPSRERTKTKYPGVYFVMSTGADGKPERVFYITYRRDGKLIEEKAGFQRKDDMSDARAARLRAERIDGKSVSNKTRRENERAAKEELTNRWTVNKIWEDYDASHSHRACAKGDASYFKYIQPEIGTKTPSELVTLDLERLKRNVAKTKSERTGKLLSEQTVKHVLALLKRMLRWAAEMGHIEHPIHLKFKMPRLDNEKTEFMSEEQLRAYLKALDEEIDQDKAAFFRVMLLTGVRRTALLNVRWDDVDLNNGYLVLRGEVAKNDKTQTIPLSPGAVQIFANIPRQLMAPGKRTLSPYVWPGKNGGPREDFRAMGRRLRDKAGLPKDWRPCHMLRHTYASILASSGVNIYELQKLLTHGSTAMTQRYAHLSNESLKRAAATADIILFNRETKKASNEDKQN
- a CDS encoding DUF2442 domain-containing protein gives rise to the protein MHTLSEEPTAIKVWVEKRRIFIELTDGRVIGFPADRFRILSEATDEQLKGVHLRLNGYALRWEELDEDITVGGIVAGNFQLPYRQAS